In the genome of Xanthomonas translucens pv. cerealis, one region contains:
- a CDS encoding pilus assembly protein has protein sequence MKHQRRHIRFGRNQLGQGMTEYIIIVALIAIAAIGVFTFFGGTVRSQVAGMAQELSGKDADQMIQRAGTRADKAQGQADKDKGMAAYNGNK, from the coding sequence ATGAAACACCAACGCAGGCACATTCGTTTCGGCCGCAACCAGCTCGGCCAGGGCATGACCGAGTACATCATCATCGTGGCCCTGATCGCGATCGCGGCGATCGGCGTGTTCACGTTCTTCGGCGGCACCGTCCGTAGCCAGGTCGCAGGTATGGCGCAGGAGTTGTCGGGCAAAGATGCCGACCAGATGATCCAGCGCGCCGGCACACGCGCGGACAAAGCGCAGGGCCAGGCCGACAAGGACAAGGGCATGGCCGCCTACAACGGCAACAAGTAA